From Paracoccus aminovorans, one genomic window encodes:
- a CDS encoding L,D-transpeptidase — MNRRQMLMATLPLLAAPTLLFAQDRTLPAAPAAKAEPKRDPYAPTEVAIRNDFEVGSIVVVSKDFFLYHVVAPGRAVRYGVAVGKDELVWKGRATVGRKTEWPSWRPTPAMIKRKPAQYGKWADGMPGGPTNPLGARALYMYDAKGNDTSIRIHGTTEPNSIGRAVSNGCIRMRNEAVMDLYEQVPVGTPVYVY, encoded by the coding sequence ATGAACCGCAGACAGATGCTGATGGCCACCTTGCCGCTCTTGGCCGCGCCCACGCTGCTTTTCGCGCAGGACAGGACGCTGCCCGCCGCGCCCGCTGCCAAGGCCGAGCCGAAGCGCGACCCCTATGCCCCGACCGAAGTGGCGATCCGCAACGATTTCGAGGTCGGCAGCATCGTCGTGGTATCGAAGGACTTCTTCCTCTACCATGTCGTCGCGCCGGGCCGGGCGGTTCGCTATGGCGTCGCGGTCGGCAAGGACGAGCTGGTCTGGAAGGGCCGCGCCACCGTCGGCCGCAAGACCGAATGGCCGAGCTGGCGCCCGACGCCGGCGATGATCAAGCGCAAGCCGGCGCAATACGGCAAATGGGCCGACGGCATGCCGGGGGGGCCGACCAACCCGCTGGGGGCCCGCGCGCTTTACATGTACGACGCCAAGGGCAACGACACCTCGATCCGCATCCACGGCACGACCGAGCCGAATTCGATCGGCCGCGCCGTCTCGAACGGCTGCATCCGCATGCGCAACGAGGCCGTGATGGACCTTTACGAGCAGGTTCCGGTCGGCACCCCGGTCTATGTCTACTGA